TGGCTTTTTTGAAGGCTACAATCCTGTATTCGGCGAGGCAAAACTCTTCTGGGAACCTTCCCAGATACCCCTTTTCCTTATTCTGGGAATTATCTGCGCGGCATTTGGAGTTGCATATATCAGAACATTTTACGGGACAAGGAAAATATTCAGTGATTTTTTCATAAAGCACAATCTGCCGCCGTACTTAAAACCGGTTTTTGGGGCACTCATTATTGCATTATTGGTCATTGCAATGGCGCACATATCTCCGGATGCGATGATAACAGGACTTGCAAGTCTTGGAACAGGATATGGCTTTCTTCAGATTGCAATGTACAACCTGCTGCCACTCTCTGTCCTTTTATTCCTGCCGTTTACAAAGATCATCACAACATCACTTACAATCGGTTCAGGCGGGAGTGGCGGAGTCTTCGCCCCGGGACTTGCTGTAGGTGGTGCAGCAGGTGGAGCTTTCGGACTTATTCTCAATCTGGTATTCCCTGAGATTGTTCCTGTGGCATCCGTTCCGGCATTTGTGATAGTCGGTATGATTGCACTCTTTGGCAGTATTGCAAATGCCCCAATCGCTGTGATGATCATGGTAACTGAGATGACAAGCGACTATTCTATACTTGTACCGGCTATGGGGGCTGTTGCGATCTCAACTATTCTGACAGGTGAGGATACAATATTTAAGGAACAGATTAGGACAAAGGCTGAATCAGAAGCACACAGAGAGGAATATCAGATAGAAATTCTTCAGAATATCAAAGCCTGTGAAGCAATGGTAAAACCCGAAGATCTTATAACCGTACATCCGGATGACTCATGCAGTGAAGTATACAGGATGATGAATGAAAACAGGCATACCGGATTTCCGGTAACAGAAAACGGTCTGCTGACAGGGATAATAACACACAGAGATATCTCTCCTGAGAACGGGAAAATCCCATGCACGGATGTCCGGGAGAGGATGAAAAATGATCTTATAACTCTTTATGAAGAATCCACACTTGATAACGCCCTGTACCTGATGATGAAAAACAGCATACATCATATACCGGTGGTGGATAAAAATAATGTAAAAGAGCTTAAGGGATTTATTACATCGACCAATATTATGCGGGCATATACTTCCGGAATGAGAGATATAAAAGTTGAATTGCAGAAAAAACAGCAACAATAAAAAAAAGGAATAAATTAAATCCCGGGTTTCCCTAACCTTTTTTCACCAGCATAATTCTAATTAAATATAATCAAAAGACAGATTTATTGAATCTGTCCACCTTATGATTGATTTTATGGAGGTAAAGAAATGGTAAAATGATAATAAGGGCCGGGGGATAATACGGCTCTTTTACCACAACCATCATTCAATAAAAATATATTATTTAATTGAATATATTGAAAATCTGGTCATCGCCTGTGTCACTAAGGCGCTT
The sequence above is a segment of the Methanoplanus limicola DSM 2279 genome. Coding sequences within it:
- a CDS encoding chloride channel protein, whose protein sequence is MIPGFGKYASINRTILIGIIIGIISGFGAYLFFQGLKYGSLFVSEYLLGYHMPHEGETIRIISQWSPPATIWLILPVICTGALISGYIVYRFAPEAEGHGTDAAIKAFHKGSKVRWRVPVVKAIASIITISSGGSAGREGPTAQISAGFGSIAADFLNLSERERRIAIATGIGAGIGTIFKAPLGGAILAAEILYTRDFEADAILPAFIASITGYTIFGFFEGYNPVFGEAKLFWEPSQIPLFLILGIICAAFGVAYIRTFYGTRKIFSDFFIKHNLPPYLKPVFGALIIALLVIAMAHISPDAMITGLASLGTGYGFLQIAMYNLLPLSVLLFLPFTKIITTSLTIGSGGSGGVFAPGLAVGGAAGGAFGLILNLVFPEIVPVASVPAFVIVGMIALFGSIANAPIAVMIMVTEMTSDYSILVPAMGAVAISTILTGEDTIFKEQIRTKAESEAHREEYQIEILQNIKACEAMVKPEDLITVHPDDSCSEVYRMMNENRHTGFPVTENGLLTGIITHRDISPENGKIPCTDVRERMKNDLITLYEESTLDNALYLMMKNSIHHIPVVDKNNVKELKGFITSTNIMRAYTSGMRDIKVELQKKQQQ